In the Kwoniella shandongensis chromosome 1, complete sequence genome, one interval contains:
- a CDS encoding acetate non-utilizing protein 9, mitochondrial → MRSTLVRLASASAPLPLSVSQASVQIIPPIPLYRRLLRAHRHLPLEMRFMGDSYIKSEFRLTRTTDNPLHIIGFLSQWKLYLDDLESSIVQSDGTRRVQPWKGKKLDSEAFEKLSKEQVGQLYELMHATKEVWKSPEQLEQEAQVAGEATTENQKTGSGR, encoded by the exons ATGAGATCAACACTTGTCCGACTAGCTAGTGCTTCCGCACCATTACCACTCTCGGTGTCTCAGGCATCGGTCCAGATCATCCCCCCTATTCC TCTCTACCGCCGTCTACTTCGAGCGCATCGCCACCTCCCACTCGAGATGCGTTTCATGGGAGATTCATATATAAAATCTGAATTCAGACTCACCCGAACGACCGATAATCCACTCCACATAATCGGCTTCCTATCACAATGGAAATTATatcttgacgatctcgagTCTTCTATCGTACAGAGCGATGGTACAAGGCGGGTGCAACcttggaaagggaagaagttggatagCGAGGCTTTTGAGAAATTGAGTAAGGAACAAGTTGGGCAACTGTACGAGTTGATGCATGCCACAAAAGAAGTTTGGAAATC ACCTGAACAATTAGAACAAGAAGCGCAAGTAGCAGGAGAGGCGACAACCGAGAATCAGAAAACAGGTTCAGGAAGATGA